In Helicobacter bilis, a genomic segment contains:
- a CDS encoding outer membrane family protein codes for MIGNLRNLTKYTSIALLVGSSFAMADCGDETEGNLFGYERCANEDSKFFTLTGNVGTFTKAGFNGGKVNTTNNFYPTESFTSVFGEVNGKFDINAVYENDYFSKFEVGIGAAAAGLAWDTTKYDGGQITGNSGLSGGSGLNNQYIGSWGGYLGNETTSYTNNRQIFVHNAYVDLQANSFNLKLGRYESGMDYFSGYTQGFNFDWHTDYGDTESKPANEVKVWWFSSFGRAFAYSQWFLDYYAVKTTDGKASYGIHSVGVDVTHGGISDTDNGFAYGDTLLVRPFLYFYPGLYEAPGLKAVYEYQFGNGLGFKVTAQGFGLHVHKAFTGAGKRYNEYVDEWSGNLNLIAQGNIYNYNVRIGYYENFGSANSHFGTYGNPMGLDFWTASVYDIGASISDTINRNARTGYLSGGGHYDLEYGTLSWDLLGRITRSPRSDEESIALSVNHAFKNGLAVGLKLEWFRDTTKAGYNPGAQLNGSQALSKTQTDDRSHAFFTLDYRF; via the coding sequence ATGATAGGAAACTTGAGAAATTTGACAAAATACACAAGCATTGCCCTGCTTGTTGGTAGCTCTTTTGCGATGGCAGATTGTGGTGATGAGACTGAAGGGAATCTTTTTGGCTATGAGAGATGTGCTAATGAGGATAGTAAATTCTTTACACTCACTGGAAATGTAGGGACTTTTACTAAAGCTGGTTTTAATGGTGGCAAGGTTAATACTACAAACAACTTTTATCCAACTGAAAGCTTTACAAGTGTGTTTGGTGAGGTTAATGGTAAGTTTGATATTAATGCAGTGTATGAAAATGATTATTTCTCAAAGTTTGAAGTAGGTATTGGTGCAGCGGCGGCTGGGCTTGCTTGGGATACTACGAAGTATGATGGCGGTCAAATTACTGGCAACTCAGGTTTAAGTGGCGGTAGTGGATTAAACAACCAATATATAGGTTCATGGGGTGGTTATCTTGGCAATGAAACTACATCTTATACCAACAATCGCCAAATTTTCGTGCATAATGCCTATGTTGATTTACAGGCGAACTCTTTTAACCTAAAGCTTGGTAGATATGAATCTGGCATGGATTATTTTAGTGGCTATACACAAGGTTTTAACTTTGATTGGCATACTGATTATGGCGATACAGAATCTAAACCTGCAAATGAAGTGAAAGTATGGTGGTTTAGCTCATTTGGTCGTGCATTTGCTTACTCGCAATGGTTCTTAGACTACTATGCGGTAAAAACAACCGATGGAAAAGCGAGTTATGGTATCCACTCAGTTGGTGTTGATGTTACGCATGGTGGGATTTCTGATACAGATAATGGCTTTGCTTATGGTGATACTTTGCTTGTTCGCCCATTCCTTTACTTTTATCCCGGACTTTATGAAGCACCGGGCTTAAAAGCGGTGTATGAATATCAGTTTGGTAATGGACTTGGGTTTAAGGTTACAGCTCAAGGTTTTGGACTTCATGTGCATAAAGCTTTCACTGGAGCAGGCAAGAGATACAATGAATATGTTGATGAATGGAGTGGGAATCTCAACCTAATCGCACAAGGTAATATCTATAACTATAATGTGCGTATAGGCTATTATGAAAACTTTGGTAGTGCAAACTCACACTTTGGGACCTATGGGAATCCAATGGGGCTAGACTTTTGGACTGCGAGTGTATATGACATAGGTGCAAGCATTAGTGATACAATCAACAGAAATGCAAGGACTGGGTATCTCTCTGGTGGTGGTCATTATGACTTAGAGTATGGCACACTCTCATGGGATTTGCTTGGCAGAATCACAAGAAGCCCTAGAAGTGATGAAGAGAGCATTGCCCTGTCTGTAAATCATGCTTTCAAAAATGGTTTAGCAGTGGGATTAAAACTAGAGTGGTTTAGAGATACTACAAAGGCTGGATATAATCCGGGTGCTCAACTTAATGGAAGTCAAGCTTTATCTAAAACGCAAACAGATGATAGAAGCCATGCGTTTTTCACACTTGATTATAGATTCTAG
- a CDS encoding DUF2972 domain-containing protein: MERIRILPPPPISDCNPKTQYFPLLNPTLFDYEKTQSSIAYHYNMPLPRYYNFIYMATYGAGYQAMKKFFEYCGVCVAELWTGNIEPQLEYEHFYNTLVNNREKYCIIYLSGRNLYGREKLFSLIDSHVPLLIIARDPISIYRPIVNHLGEREYQYECTLKTDYRIFLDSIRYWINPTAPSLDALESEESCDENGVTALSIQRRAKALKHVSKIQYIAFNEILETQAFATFQKLAKEYGFTPPKERDIFEAKVNGGMLLGLLPRVLIVRECDMPFMFRGQENENLAIKDSKDSYMDNEVEYRIIITTPQIQSLDNYVDISKNLNIAIPFQNLYLLMTKDSFAKLQTKQELFKATREYLQGFLKELENRANIENNKRLDENDILERFRQDSILAMKYKKIFDKELAHIKENRPDIVASWDYYQGFERICENIESHI, from the coding sequence ATGGAGAGAATCCGTATATTACCCCCCCCCCCCATAAGTGATTGCAATCCTAAAACGCAATATTTTCCACTCTTAAATCCCACACTTTTTGACTACGAAAAAACCCAATCTAGCATAGCTTATCACTACAATATGCCCTTACCGCGTTATTACAATTTTATCTATATGGCAACTTATGGTGCGGGCTATCAGGCTATGAAGAAATTTTTTGAATATTGCGGCGTTTGCGTAGCAGAGCTATGGACGGGTAATATAGAACCACAGCTTGAATACGAACATTTTTATAATACGCTTGTGAATAATCGCGAAAAATACTGCATTATCTATCTTAGCGGTAGAAATCTCTATGGGAGAGAAAAGCTATTTTCCTTAATAGATTCTCATGTCCCTTTGCTTATCATTGCTCGAGATCCCATATCGATTTATCGACCTATAGTCAATCACTTAGGCGAGAGAGAATATCAATATGAATGTACTTTAAAAACAGATTATAGAATATTTCTTGATAGCATTAGATACTGGATTAATCCCACAGCCCCAAGCCTTGATGCGTTAGAAAGCGAAGAATCTTGCGATGAAAATGGTGTAACAGCCTTGTCGATACAACGCAGAGCAAAAGCACTAAAACATGTAAGCAAGATACAATATATCGCATTTAATGAGATTTTGGAAACACAAGCCTTTGCGACTTTTCAAAAGCTTGCAAAAGAATATGGTTTTACACCACCAAAAGAGAGGGATATATTTGAAGCAAAAGTAAATGGCGGTATGCTTTTGGGTTTATTGCCGCGTGTTTTAATAGTTAGAGAATGTGATATGCCTTTTATGTTTAGAGGGCAAGAAAATGAGAATCTTGCCATAAAAGATTCTAAAGATTCTTATATGGATAATGAGGTGGAATACAGAATTATTATTACTACACCACAGATTCAAAGCCTTGATAATTATGTAGATATAAGCAAAAATCTTAATATTGCTATTCCGTTTCAAAACTTATATTTACTTATGACTAAAGATTCATTTGCAAAATTGCAAACAAAACAAGAATTATTTAAGGCTACAAGGGAATATTTACAAGGTTTCCTAAAAGAGTTGGAAAATCGCGCAAACATAGAAAATAACAAGCGGCTCGATGAAAATGATATATTAGAAAGATTTAGACAAGATTCAATACTAGCTATGAAATATAAAAAAATCTTTGACAAAGAATTAGCACATATCAAGGAAAACCGACCTGATATTGTAGCAAGTTGGGACTACTACCAAGGATTTGAAAGGATATGCGAAAATATAGAATCACATATATAA
- a CDS encoding flagellar basal body P-ring protein FlgI yields the protein MRSLILALCFVAALQAEKIGDLTNIAGVRDNQLMGYGIVIGLNGTGDKGGSKFTAQSMANMLETMNVKVTADDIKSKNVAAVMVTASLPPFARQGDRIDIKISSIGDAKSLQGGTLVMTPLNAVDGQIYAVAQGAISVGKGDSLVSGTINGGATIEKEVIYNLANQSSTTLSLKKSDFQNAIKVQNKINEVFGDNSATALDSRTIKINKPNNLSMIEFLALVQEVDIPYSAREKIVIDEKSGTIVSGLGISVQPIVLTHGDLTLKITNEFDTNDKSTKVDSMTLDPQTNTLSSNGQTPTVASVVRALQRLGASPQSIVSILETMKRSGAIAADIEVL from the coding sequence ATTAGAAGTCTTATCTTAGCATTATGTTTTGTTGCGGCGCTGCAGGCTGAAAAGATTGGCGATCTCACAAATATCGCTGGTGTGAGGGATAACCAGCTTATGGGCTATGGTATTGTTATCGGGCTAAATGGCACAGGCGATAAGGGCGGGTCAAAATTTACCGCACAATCTATGGCAAACATGCTAGAGACGATGAATGTAAAGGTTACTGCCGATGATATTAAGTCTAAAAATGTCGCGGCAGTCATGGTAACCGCTTCCCTGCCACCATTTGCAAGACAGGGCGATAGAATCGATATAAAGATTTCTAGCATTGGGGATGCAAAGTCCTTGCAAGGTGGCACACTTGTGATGACACCGCTAAATGCGGTTGATGGGCAGATTTATGCGGTAGCCCAAGGTGCTATTAGTGTGGGTAAGGGTGATAGCCTTGTGAGTGGGACTATTAATGGCGGGGCAACGATTGAAAAGGAAGTGATATATAATCTTGCAAATCAGTCAAGCACGACTCTAAGCCTTAAAAAATCAGACTTTCAGAACGCTATAAAAGTGCAAAATAAGATTAATGAAGTCTTTGGGGATAACTCCGCTACTGCCCTAGATTCTAGAACGATTAAGATTAATAAGCCAAATAATTTAAGCATGATTGAGTTTCTAGCCTTAGTCCAAGAGGTAGATATCCCCTACTCTGCTAGAGAGAAAATAGTAATAGATGAAAAGTCTGGCACAATCGTATCTGGCTTAGGTATCAGCGTGCAGCCTATCGTGCTTACTCATGGGGATTTAACACTAAAGATTACAAATGAATTTGATACAAATGATAAAAGCACAAAAGTAGATTCTATGACACTTGACCCACAGACAAACACACTAAGTAGCAACGGGCAAACACCAACTGTTGCAAGTGTAGTAAGGGCATTGCAGCGACTTGGAGCAAGCCCACAAAGCATTGTGTCTATCTTAGAAACTATGAAACGAAGCGGGGCTATCGCTGCGGATATTGAGGTGTTGTAA
- the alaS gene encoding alanine--tRNA ligase, whose protein sequence is MDIRAKYIEFFKSKGHKVYDSMPLVPDDASLLFTNAGMVQFKDIFTGKIPIPSPNIATSSQLCIRAGGKHNDLENVGYTARHHTLFEMLGNFSFGAYFKKEAIAYAWEFVTEILGFDKSVLYVTIHESDDEAYELWCEHIESSRIKRMGDKDNFWQMGDTGPCGPCSEIYVDQGAEFFHSEEDYFGGEGDRFLEIWNLVFMQYERSADGTLTPLPKPSIDTGMGLERVIALKEGEINNFDSSLFAPIMQCIKELTGKSYYRDSVLLKNTMGFAKDIIDSCKKDIASFRVIADHARAVAFLLAQGVNFDKEGRGYVLRRILRRAVRHGYLLGLRKAFLYEVVGVVCDSMGGHYSYLIERKNALQEQCRAEEERFFETIESGMALFQTELDSMRQKNEKSFNGEIAFKLYDTYGFPLDLTQDMLRELGLGVDMQGFEKCMQEQKDRSKAHWKGSGDSVKDGDFNALLSEYGKNEFVGYERMSVESKILALLDSNFKRVESLQAGQEGWVMLESTPFYPESGGPIGDKGVLLESNSSLGMQCDKVENFVKGTTDKVANLPQNSQNLHSHTANTRIVDSASLKCQESNKVAHKVDSSSPQNIIAKVLDTQKYFGLNLSKVVATSMLKVGDLVKAQVDSSRFEIAKHHSATHLLHYALRQILGSHIAQAGSLVESNRLRFDFSHPKALSVNELEQIEALVNEKITESSPQVCETMGIEQAKAKGAMALFGEKYGESVRVITLGDSIELCGGIHIHNTAEIGSFYIVRESSVSSGVRRIEAVCGKAAYNYGKAALESIKSLKEQLKAQDVLQGVAKLQNALKEARESANKAKQSVKSLDYEEINGVKFIVLKLDSVEAKEAKDIIDRAKNENEKVAILLVTESGGKVSLTAGVKGVSSLKAGAWVKQVAQILGGNGGGRDDFATAGGKITESSKVQEALDLAKQIAREKLG, encoded by the coding sequence ATGGATATACGAGCAAAATATATAGAGTTTTTTAAAAGCAAAGGGCATAAGGTTTATGATTCTATGCCTTTAGTGCCAGATGATGCGAGTTTGCTTTTTACCAATGCAGGAATGGTGCAGTTTAAGGATATTTTCACAGGTAAGATTCCAATCCCAAGTCCAAATATCGCCACAAGCTCACAGCTTTGTATCCGTGCGGGTGGGAAGCATAACGACTTAGAGAATGTCGGCTACACAGCACGACATCACACGCTTTTTGAAATGCTAGGAAATTTTAGCTTTGGGGCGTATTTTAAAAAAGAGGCGATTGCGTATGCGTGGGAGTTTGTAACAGAAATTTTAGGCTTTGATAAGTCGGTGCTGTATGTAACGATACACGAAAGCGATGATGAAGCTTATGAGCTGTGGTGCGAGCATATAGAATCTAGCCGCATTAAGAGAATGGGCGATAAGGATAACTTCTGGCAAATGGGTGATACAGGACCTTGCGGACCTTGCAGTGAGATATATGTGGATCAAGGAGCAGAGTTTTTTCATAGTGAAGAAGATTATTTTGGCGGTGAGGGGGATAGGTTTTTAGAGATATGGAATCTTGTGTTTATGCAGTATGAAAGAAGTGCTGATGGGACTTTGACACCATTGCCTAAGCCTAGCATTGATACAGGTATGGGGCTAGAGCGAGTGATAGCGTTGAAAGAGGGTGAGATAAATAATTTTGATTCTAGTCTTTTTGCACCCATAATGCAGTGTATTAAGGAGCTTACAGGTAAGAGCTATTACCGCGATAGTGTGTTGCTTAAAAACACGATGGGCTTTGCAAAAGATATAATAGATTCTTGTAAGAAAGACATTGCAAGCTTCCGCGTCATCGCTGATCACGCGCGTGCTGTCGCTTTTCTACTCGCACAAGGGGTGAATTTTGACAAAGAGGGCAGGGGCTATGTTTTGCGTAGAATCTTACGCAGAGCAGTTAGGCACGGCTATTTGCTGGGCTTAAGAAAAGCGTTTTTATATGAAGTCGTAGGGGTAGTGTGTGATTCTATGGGCGGACATTATAGCTATTTGATAGAGCGTAAAAACGCCCTGCAAGAGCAATGCAGGGCAGAAGAAGAGCGGTTTTTTGAGACGATAGAATCGGGAATGGCGTTGTTTCAAACCGAGCTAGATTCTATGCGGCAAAAGAATGAAAAAAGTTTTAATGGTGAAATAGCCTTTAAACTCTACGACACTTACGGCTTTCCGCTTGATTTAACACAAGATATGTTGCGTGAGCTTGGCTTGGGCGTGGATATGCAGGGCTTTGAAAAATGTATGCAGGAGCAAAAAGATAGAAGCAAAGCACACTGGAAAGGAAGCGGCGATAGTGTAAAAGATGGCGATTTTAATGCACTTTTAAGTGAGTATGGAAAGAATGAGTTTGTAGGCTATGAGCGTATGAGTGTGGAATCTAAGATTCTAGCCCTTTTGGATTCTAACTTTAAAAGAGTGGAATCTTTACAGGCAGGGCAAGAGGGCTGGGTGATGTTGGAATCTACGCCGTTCTACCCAGAGTCAGGCGGACCGATTGGGGATAAGGGAGTTTTACTTGAAAGCAATTCGTCTTTGGGTATGCAATGCGACAAGGTTGAGAATTTTGTGAAAGGCACGACCGACAAGGTCGCTAACCTTCCCCAAAATTCTCAAAACTTGCACAGCCACACCGCAAATACTAGAATTGTGGATTCTGCAAGCCTAAAATGCCAAGAGTCAAACAAAGTAGCTCACAAAGTGGATTCTAGTAGTCCGCAAAACATAATCGCTAAAGTTTTAGATACGCAAAAATATTTTGGGCTAAATCTCTCCAAAGTCGTTGCCACAAGTATGCTAAAAGTGGGGGATTTGGTAAAAGCACAAGTGGATTCTAGTCGCTTTGAAATCGCTAAACACCACTCCGCCACGCATTTACTGCATTACGCCCTAAGGCAGATTCTAGGCAGCCATATCGCTCAAGCTGGAAGCCTTGTAGAATCTAATCGCCTGCGTTTTGACTTCTCTCACCCAAAGGCGTTAAGCGTCAATGAGTTAGAACAAATAGAAGCCCTAGTGAATGAAAAAATCACAGAATCTTCCCCGCAAGTGTGCGAGACTATGGGGATAGAACAAGCCAAGGCAAAGGGGGCTATGGCACTCTTTGGCGAGAAGTATGGGGAGAGTGTGCGTGTGATAACCCTTGGGGATTCTATTGAGCTATGCGGGGGGATTCATATCCACAATACCGCAGAGATTGGGAGCTTTTATATCGTGCGTGAAAGTAGCGTGAGTAGCGGGGTTAGGCGTATTGAAGCGGTGTGTGGCAAAGCGGCTTATAATTATGGCAAGGCAGCATTAGAATCTATAAAAAGCCTAAAAGAGCAGCTAAAAGCCCAAGATGTCCTGCAAGGTGTGGCAAAGCTGCAAAACGCTTTAAAAGAGGCAAGAGAGAGTGCGAACAAGGCAAAGCAGAGTGTCAAAAGCCTAGATTATGAAGAAATAAATGGCGTGAAATTCATCGTGTTGAAACTAGATTCAGTGGAGGCAAAAGAGGCAAAGGACATCATAGATAGGGCGAAAAATGAGAATGAAAAAGTAGCGATTTTGCTTGTAACAGAATCTGGTGGCAAAGTCTCTCTAACCGCTGGAGTAAAGGGCGTATCTAGCCTTAAAGCTGGAGCGTGGGTAAAGCAAGTCGCACAAATCTTAGGCGGCAATGGTGGGGGCAGAGATGACTTTGCCACCGCTGGAGGTAAGATTACAGAATCTAGCAAAGTCCAAGAAGCTCTAGATCTAGCAAAACAAATCGCAAGAGAGAAGCTGGGCTAA
- a CDS encoding N-6 DNA methylase produces the protein MASIEERIEDRTKQQLGEFGISYYTKTESINSDIDSALAKYPSKSGGSGKNYPDIKLFLTTETRRKIPVMIEVKGTKGRLEKLKNGEIENINNKGEPHYDNINKYALNGAVHYANAILDYTHSYDEVIALGINGYEDASELKTQYAFYYLNRKNLSVPKKIGDFSDLSCFSKEHLESFITKLDSLSLDEKERENAIENLESDIESKLNALNQFLHDELLNINPNTRVALLVGMIMAAQGVKGKIAPLKVEELKCEQGANSNDGQIFLNKIKDFLCEKNLPQEKVAMVINDLESAFIHSKLHTPSSYTKNLLHTSDESPLKKTYQIVLDNILPLVKKLQTADIAGRLFNSITKWLEVPDNEKNDVVLTPRYVVDMMVSLTGVNKDSFVWDYATGSGAFLISAMNAMIKDAQNLQSPKEIEAKIAHIKAYQLLGIEKRSDIYLLGILNMILLDDGSANLLHKDSLKDFNGSYEQGDKKGQSFPADVFLLNPPYSASGKGFIFVERALRKMSKGRACVIIQENAGSGNGLPYTADILKHSTLLASIKMPSDLFAGKSSVQTAIYVFEVGKAHNVKQMVKFIDFSSDGYTRAARKKAKASTNLKDTDNAKARYEELINVVLYGSGYLHYYKDFYIEDTINLEGRDWTYSQHKKIDTTPTLQDFKKCVSEYLAWEVSNVLKNQNSTQGGLEGNALSPRLRELEKDFKQNGGEWREFKLGGLFEVSSSKKIFHANQITIYNDEIPNSYPYVVRSTRNNGVRGYLCENRKYLNPANTLSFAQDTFSVFYQEKPYFTGNKVKVLTPKFKPFTKIHALFFASIYQKVLETFTWGVGSTEDDIKDIVISLPVLPTACHTEPLGEVSSNTESRFFANAQSKASLENDKINIESNNYQIAFDYMESYIKELEAERLEELEAYLKVTGLNDYTLSQKEKDALKAFENLSALNERERERE, from the coding sequence ATGGCAAGTATAGAAGAACGCATAGAAGATAGGACAAAGCAGCAGTTAGGAGAGTTTGGCATATCCTACTATACAAAGACAGAATCTATCAATAGCGATATAGATTCTGCTCTTGCTAAATACCCTAGCAAAAGTGGTGGTAGTGGGAAAAATTACCCAGATATTAAGCTTTTTCTTACCACAGAGACACGGCGAAAAATCCCCGTGATGATAGAAGTCAAAGGCACAAAAGGTAGATTAGAAAAGCTTAAAAATGGAGAAATAGAAAATATCAACAATAAGGGCGAACCACATTATGATAATATTAATAAATATGCTCTTAACGGTGCAGTGCATTACGCAAATGCGATTTTAGATTATACACATAGCTATGATGAAGTTATCGCACTTGGTATTAATGGCTATGAAGATGCCAGTGAGCTAAAAACTCAATATGCTTTTTATTATCTTAATCGTAAAAATCTCTCCGTCCCTAAGAAAATTGGCGATTTTAGCGATTTAAGTTGCTTTTCTAAAGAGCATTTAGAGAGTTTTATTACAAAGCTAGATTCTCTATCACTAGATGAAAAAGAGCGTGAAAATGCGATAGAAAACTTAGAAAGCGATATAGAATCTAAGCTCAACGCACTCAATCAATTCTTACACGATGAGCTTTTAAATATCAATCCAAACACAAGAGTCGCCTTGCTTGTAGGTATGATTATGGCAGCACAAGGCGTAAAAGGCAAAATCGCACCCCTAAAAGTAGAAGAGCTAAAATGTGAGCAAGGGGCTAACTCAAATGATGGGCAGATTTTCCTAAATAAAATCAAAGATTTTTTATGCGAGAAAAATCTCCCACAAGAAAAAGTCGCTATGGTTATTAATGATTTAGAATCTGCCTTTATCCACTCCAAGCTTCATACACCAAGCTCCTATACAAAGAACTTGCTCCATACAAGTGATGAAAGCCCTTTAAAAAAGACTTATCAAATCGTGCTTGATAATATCCTCCCCCTTGTGAAAAAGCTTCAAACTGCCGACATCGCAGGTAGGCTTTTTAATTCCATTACAAAATGGCTTGAAGTCCCTGATAATGAAAAAAATGATGTAGTGCTAACCCCTCGCTATGTAGTAGATATGATGGTCTCTCTTACAGGGGTGAATAAAGATTCTTTTGTGTGGGATTATGCCACTGGTTCTGGGGCATTTCTCATCTCGGCTATGAATGCGATGATAAAAGACGCACAAAATCTGCAAAGCCCAAAAGAAATAGAAGCTAAAATCGCTCACATCAAAGCCTATCAACTTTTAGGGATAGAAAAGCGAAGTGATATTTACTTGCTTGGTATCTTAAATATGATTTTGCTTGATGATGGCTCGGCGAATCTCTTGCATAAAGATAGCTTGAAAGACTTTAATGGAAGCTATGAGCAAGGCGATAAAAAGGGGCAGAGTTTCCCCGCCGATGTATTTTTGCTAAATCCCCCCTATTCTGCAAGTGGCAAGGGCTTTATCTTTGTGGAAAGGGCGTTAAGGAAAATGAGCAAAGGCAGGGCGTGTGTGATTATCCAAGAAAATGCAGGCAGTGGTAATGGACTTCCCTACACTGCCGATATTTTAAAGCATAGCACCCTACTAGCAAGCATTAAAATGCCAAGTGATTTGTTTGCAGGGAAAAGCAGTGTGCAAACAGCCATTTATGTTTTTGAGGTGGGTAAGGCTCATAATGTGAAGCAAATGGTAAAATTTATTGATTTCTCTAGCGATGGCTACACAAGAGCCGCACGCAAAAAGGCAAAAGCAAGCACAAATTTGAAAGACACAGATAACGCTAAAGCGAGATATGAAGAGCTTATCAATGTTGTGCTATATGGGAGCGGCTATCTTCACTACTATAAAGATTTTTATATAGAAGACACGATAAATTTAGAGGGCAGAGACTGGACTTACTCTCAACACAAAAAGATAGACACAACGCCAACTTTGCAGGACTTTAAAAAATGCGTGAGTGAGTATCTAGCGTGGGAAGTAAGCAATGTGCTGAAAAATCAAAATTCTACACAAGGTGGGCTGGAGGGAAACGCCCTTAGCCCTCGTTTGAGAGAGCTTGAAAAAGACTTCAAGCAAAACGGGGGCGAGTGGAGAGAGTTTAAGCTTGGAGGGTTGTTTGAAGTAAGTTCAAGCAAAAAGATTTTTCACGCTAATCAAATTACAATTTATAATGATGAGATTCCAAATTCTTACCCTTATGTTGTTCGTTCTACGCGTAATAATGGCGTTAGGGGCTACCTTTGTGAAAATAGGAAATATCTTAACCCCGCAAATACTTTATCTTTTGCACAAGATACTTTTAGTGTGTTTTACCAAGAAAAACCCTATTTTACAGGCAATAAAGTAAAAGTTTTAACCCCAAAATTTAAGCCTTTTACTAAAATCCACGCTTTATTTTTCGCTTCAATTTATCAAAAAGTTTTAGAAACTTTCACTTGGGGTGTGGGTTCAACCGAAGATGATATTAAGGATATTGTTATCTCTCTGCCCGTTTTGCCCACCGCTTGTCATACTGAGCCTTTAGGCGAAGTATCTAGCAATACAGAATCTAGATTTTTCGCTAACGCTCAAAGCAAAGCTTCTTTAGAAAATGACAAAATAAACATAGAATCTAACAACTACCAAATAGCCTTTGACTATATGGAATCTTATATTAAAGAACTCGAGGCGGAGCGACTCGAGGAACTCGAGGCGTATCTTAAGGTTACAGGCTTAAATGATTATACTTTAAGCCAAAAAGAAAAAGACGCACTAAAAGCTTTTGAGAATCTAAGCGCACTAAACGAGAGAGAGAGAGAGAGAGAGTAA
- a CDS encoding restriction endonuclease subunit S, protein MPLKALQDSTLTDSREWQSFANTALSTLAQKELESSSAKDDIEWKSFKIGELFENIQQGARLKKEDHIQGDLPFVMAGITNNGICGFIGNDNARKFKANAITIDILGNVFYRDYDFGASDDVGVFWNEHKLFNKEIMLFICASIQKSLMGRFDFGNKLRASRAFDLPCLLPILDSNNIDFNFMESFIKAIEKQHIETLYRFWESKLKAYNAVINGGGGVSFTLSEYEEFCKGLKAQDSQFKPYYSKSFLLETDFSPCHTEPLGEVSKAESNKDISLTKLAQYDKNHNIEWKSFKCEKLFSVKSNPQLNKDSFSFSENAPYPYFTRTCLNNGIAGYVEYLDEEHKIKGESIAVGMLGMQFFYMQKDFYAGQFTKTLYPKFSGLNTTIAQFFITWLNKNQKIFQGVLVRDFEKTFNETEILLPVLDSNNIDFDFIESFIKALQKECIKSVVLWQEREREAYKKVVK, encoded by the coding sequence ATGCCGCTTAAAGCCTTACAAGATTCTACGCTTACAGATTCTAGAGAGTGGCAGAGCTTTGCTAACACTGCCCTAAGCACCCTAGCGCAAAAAGAGCTAGAATCTAGCAGTGCGAAAGATGACATAGAGTGGAAAAGCTTTAAAATCGGCGAGTTGTTTGAAAATATACAGCAAGGCGCAAGACTTAAAAAGGAAGACCATATTCAAGGCGATTTACCTTTTGTAATGGCTGGGATTACAAATAATGGCATTTGTGGCTTTATCGGCAATGATAATGCAAGAAAATTCAAGGCTAACGCTATTACAATAGATATATTAGGCAATGTTTTTTATAGAGATTATGATTTTGGGGCTAGTGATGATGTGGGGGTGTTTTGGAATGAACACAAACTTTTTAACAAAGAGATTATGTTATTTATTTGTGCGAGCATTCAAAAAAGCTTAATGGGTAGATTTGATTTTGGTAACAAGCTTAGAGCATCAAGGGCTTTTGACTTGCCTTGTTTGTTACCTATTTTAGATTCTAACAATATTGATTTTAACTTTATGGAATCCTTCATCAAAGCCATTGAAAAACAGCACATTGAGACACTTTATAGATTCTGGGAGAGTAAGCTAAAAGCCTATAATGCCGTGATTAACGGGGGGGGGGGGGTAAGCTTTACCCTTAGTGAGTATGAAGAGTTTTGCAAGGGACTTAAAGCACAAGATTCTCAATTTAAGCCTTATTATTCTAAATCTTTCTTGCTTGAAACTGACTTTTCTCCCTGTCATACTGAGCCTTTGGGCGAAGTATCTAAAGCGGAATCTAACAAAGATATTTCGCTAACAAAGTTAGCTCAATATGACAAAAATCACAACATAGAGTGGAAAAGCTTTAAATGCGAAAAACTTTTTAGCGTAAAATCTAATCCGCAGTTAAATAAAGATAGTTTTAGTTTTAGTGAAAATGCCCCATATCCTTACTTTACCCGCACTTGTTTAAATAATGGCATAGCAGGTTATGTGGAGTATTTAGACGAGGAGCATAAAATCAAGGGAGAAAGCATAGCCGTAGGTATGCTTGGAATGCAGTTTTTCTATATGCAAAAGGACTTTTATGCAGGGCAATTTACCAAAACTTTATATCCAAAATTTAGTGGGTTAAATACTACAATCGCACAATTTTTCATCACTTGGCTAAATAAAAATCAAAAGATTTTTCAAGGTGTTTTGGTGCGAGATTTTGAAAAGACTTTCAACGAAACAGAGATTTTACTGCCTGTTTTGGATTCTAACAATATTGATTTTGACTTTATAGAATCCTTCATCAAAGCCCTCCAAAAAGAGTGCATAAAAAGCGTGGTGTTGTGGCAAGAAAGGGAGAGAGAAGCTTACAAAAAGGTGGTAAAATAA